The sequence GTGCTCGATGACGACGATTCCTGGCAGGTGCTCTGCGCGGCCGAGGATTTCCACACCGCCAGAAGCGCTTTCGAGGCCGCGGGCATCGAGATCATGAGCTCCGGGCTGAACCGCATTCCGCAGAACACCGTGGCCGTGGATGTCGACACCGGCCGCAAGGTCATGAAGCTTTATGATGCCCTGGACGACAACGACGACGTTCAGAACGTGTACGCCAACTTCGAGCTGCCGACAGAACTCCTGGCGGAGATGTAACCCGGCCGCATGGCGATGGAGCGCATCATCCTGGGCGTGGACCCCGGGTCACGCTGCATGGGTTACGGCCTTGTACGTGAGCGATCCGGGGTTTTGTCCCTGGTCGAGGCGGGCGTGGTGCGACCGGGCGAAGAGGCCATGAGCGCCCGTCTGGGCCTCATGTACACGCGTATCTCGGAGCTGCTGCATGCACATTCTCCACACGCGGTCGCGGTGGAGAATGTTTTTTTTGCCCGCAACTCGGCCTCGGCCCTCAAGCTCGGCCAGGCCCGGGGCGCTGTGCTCGCAGCCTGCGGCGTGCACGGGGCCGAGGTCTTCGGCTACGAGCCCACCCTGGTCAAGAAATCCCTGGTTGGAGCGGGCCGGGCGGAGAAGAGCCAGGTCTCTTTCATGGTCGGACAGCTGCTGGGGGTTAAGCCCGATTGGGCCGAGGATGCCGGCGACGCCCTGGCCCTGGCCATTTGCCATCTGAATCACTCCCGTTTCCTGGCTGCCGTGGCCGCTGGTCAAAACGGGGCAACTCGTCTATAGCTCCTCTCCATGATTGCCTATCTTGAAGGAACGGTCCTGCGCCGCGATGAAGAGTCCTGTGTCCTGCTCACCGCAGGGGGCGTGGGCTATCAGCTCCACTTGACCTCGGACGGGTTGGCCGCCCTGCCCGGCGCCGGTGATACGGCCCGGCTTTTCGTCCATACCCTGGTCCGCGAGGACGCCTTGACCCTCTTCGCTTTTTCCTCCTGGGAAGAGCGGCAGGCCTTCGTGACCCTGCTCGGCGCGCCCAAGCTCGGTCCCAAGACGGCCCTGGCCATGCTTGGATGCTATTCCCCGGCGGAACTTGCAGCCTGCATCGCCAAGGAAGACGTGGCCGCCCTGAGCCGTGTGCCCGGAATCGGCGCCAAGACGGCCAAACGGCTGCTCCTGGACCTGAAGGACAAGCTTGTTTCTTCTCCAAGCCTGCTTCCCGGCCGCACCGCTCCGGCGCCCACGGCTTCGGCGGATTGCGCGGCGGCGCTCGTGTCCCTGGGATACGGGCGGCATGAAGTGGACGAGGTGGTGCGGGTGGTGTTCGAAAAAGAGCCCGATCTGGACGCGGGCAGCGCCATCCGGCAGGCTCTGAAGATTTTTGCTTCCAAATAGTATGATTCAAAACCCCATCGAAGAGCACATCCGTCCGCGCACCCTGGACGATTTCATCGGCCAGGAAGATGTCCGCGGCAACCTGAAGATCTATCTGCAGGCGGCCAAGGAACGGGGCCAGCAGCTGGATCATTGCCTGCTCTACGGCAATCCGGGCCTGGGCAAGACCACCCTGGCCCAGATCATGGCCAGCGAACTGGGCGTGAACCTGGTCTCCACTTCCGGGCCGGTATTGGAACGCAGCGGAGATCTGGCCGCCATCCTGACCAGCCTGAACCGGCACGACCTGCTCTTCATCGACGAGATCCACCGCATGCCGCCCGTGGTCGAAGAAATTCTCTACCCCGGAATGGAGGATTTCAAGCTCGACCTCATTGTCGGACAGGGGCCAGGGGCACGTACGGTCAAGATCGAGCTGGAGCCCTTCACCCTGGTTGGGGCCACGACCCGCATCGGGTTGTTGACCTCTCCGTTGAGAGACCGTTTCGGGGTCATCTGCCGTCTGGAGTTCTACAATCCGCAGGAGCTTTCTCTGATCGTGACCCGCGCGGCCCGCATCCTGGGACTGCAGATCAGCGCCGACGGGGCGCTTGAGATAGGCAAACGCTCACGGGGCACGCCGCGCAT is a genomic window of Desulfomicrobium baculatum DSM 4028 containing:
- the ruvB gene encoding Holliday junction branch migration DNA helicase RuvB; the encoded protein is MIQNPIEEHIRPRTLDDFIGQEDVRGNLKIYLQAAKERGQQLDHCLLYGNPGLGKTTLAQIMASELGVNLVSTSGPVLERSGDLAAILTSLNRHDLLFIDEIHRMPPVVEEILYPGMEDFKLDLIVGQGPGARTVKIELEPFTLVGATTRIGLLTSPLRDRFGVICRLEFYNPQELSLIVTRAARILGLQISADGALEIGKRSRGTPRIANRLLRRVADYAQVAGSAVIDAEVAAKGLDIMDVDSRGLDMMDRKILECIIDHFGGGPVGVKTIAAACSEEVRTIEDIYEPYLIQCGFLKRTPRGRVVTPKAYQHIDGGLKLRGE
- the ruvC gene encoding crossover junction endodeoxyribonuclease RuvC — encoded protein: MAMERIILGVDPGSRCMGYGLVRERSGVLSLVEAGVVRPGEEAMSARLGLMYTRISELLHAHSPHAVAVENVFFARNSASALKLGQARGAVLAACGVHGAEVFGYEPTLVKKSLVGAGRAEKSQVSFMVGQLLGVKPDWAEDAGDALALAICHLNHSRFLAAVAAGQNGATRL
- the ruvA gene encoding Holliday junction branch migration protein RuvA, with protein sequence MIAYLEGTVLRRDEESCVLLTAGGVGYQLHLTSDGLAALPGAGDTARLFVHTLVREDALTLFAFSSWEERQAFVTLLGAPKLGPKTALAMLGCYSPAELAACIAKEDVAALSRVPGIGAKTAKRLLLDLKDKLVSSPSLLPGRTAPAPTASADCAAALVSLGYGRHEVDEVVRVVFEKEPDLDAGSAIRQALKIFASK